The Priestia koreensis genome window below encodes:
- a CDS encoding S-layer homology domain-containing protein, which produces MKKQFVSTALGVMLLASQAQGIHAAEKVKFKDVSTSSYAYQSITDLIEREVVFGYQGGLFKPNQKVTRGQFASMIARALNLPAGTSNFKDLPKSKALYNDVSRAAQAGIIKGANGYVYPDKPVTRADVAVMVERAMNMKGNFTESVTNGFYDQKDIPAYAKTSVERMYRYGVIKGVNNKFNPMNSADRAESSSFVDRALLLMEGKTPVPAKPTAPKPPVNKVDKDMTLAELKAAYPQHNHVIVTRVMNPEQKIIVVDMLEKYYNYLREPEITYFRPINEYMSLYYNGYKESMSSYYNYPLEEVISYNGVSYKDSTFMPDIFKKSNSTYYESMPYQPKELGKFIIDIHYHDDDFVVYGHENIKWDVLGRKPERIDYAYPKGDEYIVDLNKSLKYATGVTVAKGGLELAYQGDKIILKNGSTSATVNGKAITLTKPVKVDGGVAYGPIREIVKYIGLDSREVNNQKRIEIANFPLEEKAGLWLK; this is translated from the coding sequence ATGAAAAAGCAATTCGTTAGCACCGCATTAGGGGTTATGTTACTCGCAAGCCAAGCACAAGGGATTCATGCAGCGGAGAAGGTAAAATTCAAAGACGTTTCAACCAGCTCATACGCGTATCAAAGCATTACGGATCTCATTGAACGTGAAGTAGTATTCGGTTATCAAGGTGGTTTATTCAAGCCAAACCAAAAGGTCACACGTGGACAATTTGCTTCCATGATTGCAAGAGCGCTGAACCTACCAGCAGGTACAAGTAACTTTAAAGACTTACCAAAGTCAAAAGCGCTTTACAACGATGTCAGTCGTGCGGCACAAGCAGGCATTATTAAAGGGGCAAACGGTTATGTGTACCCAGATAAGCCTGTGACACGAGCAGACGTAGCGGTCATGGTAGAAAGAGCCATGAACATGAAAGGGAACTTCACTGAATCCGTAACAAACGGCTTCTATGATCAAAAGGATATTCCGGCTTATGCGAAAACATCCGTTGAACGTATGTATCGTTACGGAGTGATCAAGGGAGTAAATAATAAGTTTAACCCTATGAACTCCGCAGATCGTGCTGAATCAAGTTCATTCGTGGATCGTGCGCTTCTATTAATGGAAGGAAAGACACCTGTACCTGCAAAACCAACGGCTCCAAAGCCACCAGTGAACAAAGTCGATAAGGATATGACGTTAGCAGAATTAAAGGCCGCTTATCCTCAACACAATCATGTGATTGTAACACGTGTTATGAATCCAGAACAAAAAATTATAGTCGTTGACATGCTGGAAAAGTATTATAACTATCTTAGAGAGCCAGAGATTACTTATTTTAGACCAATTAACGAATATATGAGTCTTTATTACAACGGATATAAAGAAAGCATGTCTAGTTATTATAATTATCCTTTGGAAGAAGTAATTTCCTATAACGGAGTATCATATAAGGATTCAACTTTTATGCCTGATATTTTTAAAAAATCAAATTCAACTTATTATGAATCAATGCCATATCAACCGAAAGAACTAGGTAAATTCATTATCGATATTCACTATCATGACGATGATTTTGTAGTATACGGCCATGAGAACATAAAGTGGGATGTACTAGGGAGAAAGCCAGAACGAATTGATTACGCTTATCCGAAAGGGGATGAGTACATCGTTGACCTCAACAAGTCTCTAAAGTATGCGACAGGTGTTACCGTTGCTAAAGGTGGTCTAGAACTTGCGTATCAAGGAGATAAGATCATCCTTAAAAACGGAAGCACAAGCGCTACAGTCAATGGGAAAGCCATTACGTTGACTAAACCAGTGAAAGTGGATGGTGGCGTAGCTTATGGCCCTATTCGTGAAATTGTCAAATACATTGGGTTAGATTCACGAGAGGTTAACAATCAAAAGCGAATTGAAATTGCAAACTTCCCACTTGAGGAGAAAGCAGGTCTTTGGTTGAAGTAA